A single genomic interval of Oceanithermus profundus DSM 14977 harbors:
- a CDS encoding sensor histidine kinase produces MTRSRTRPGAYGELYARIRWARKVLPPLVGGIVVALEWWLHLLPPDPWLFYLQIVFYGVVGPLVIWLTLDWVSEEVRERAEAEAKLLEANQRLRALREVLSRSLATENLEEVIRGVVNALADVLEADASLELEGYHWSTPSFYTRRGLPVQRLELVRSGGRLELILPDGESDAEFLDLLAAEVDSLLEAAKARTRDFLTLFEVDEAMGAEANLEKLLAGLLSKIIDWAGAKGGVVYLLDADGILHPWAEVHLPEARHSFAPSGRWEEAKRAPTFVEPNLLAIPLYDKDPVGVLVLRGNARHLKEEMPFLRLLARQVALAVRNAQAYLRAEELAINEERNRIAREIHDGIAQALAFMALKLDLATRLLDRDPGRAKQEIGQVKETLRGQIREVRRSIFALRPIDLERYGLVQSIERYARAFAEQVGLGIGLELADDVKLTPASEVVLFRVLQEALNNVAKHARAGGVRVRLKALGEKGARLEICDDGVGFDPDQPLSAGLGGFGMAQMRERVEARGGRFEVRSTPGEGTCVDAELPY; encoded by the coding sequence TTGACTAGGTCGCGGACCCGCCCCGGCGCCTACGGCGAGCTCTACGCCCGCATCCGCTGGGCGCGCAAGGTGCTGCCGCCGCTGGTGGGCGGCATCGTGGTTGCGCTCGAGTGGTGGCTGCACCTGCTGCCGCCCGACCCCTGGCTCTTCTACCTGCAGATCGTCTTCTACGGCGTCGTGGGGCCGCTGGTGATCTGGCTCACCCTCGACTGGGTTTCCGAGGAGGTGCGCGAGCGCGCCGAGGCCGAGGCCAAGCTGCTCGAGGCCAACCAGCGCCTGCGGGCGCTGCGCGAGGTGCTCAGCCGTTCGCTGGCGACCGAGAACCTGGAAGAGGTGATCCGCGGGGTCGTCAACGCCCTCGCCGACGTGCTCGAGGCCGACGCCTCGCTCGAACTCGAGGGCTACCACTGGTCGACCCCCTCGTTCTACACCCGCCGCGGCCTGCCGGTGCAGCGCCTCGAGCTGGTGCGCAGCGGCGGGCGGCTCGAGCTGATCCTGCCCGACGGCGAGAGCGACGCCGAGTTCCTCGACCTGCTCGCCGCCGAGGTGGACAGCCTGCTCGAGGCCGCCAAGGCGCGCACCCGCGACTTCCTCACCCTCTTCGAGGTGGACGAGGCCATGGGGGCCGAGGCCAACCTGGAGAAGCTGCTCGCCGGCCTGCTCTCCAAGATCATCGACTGGGCCGGGGCCAAGGGGGGCGTCGTCTACCTGCTCGACGCCGACGGCATCCTCCACCCCTGGGCCGAGGTGCACCTTCCCGAAGCGCGCCACTCCTTCGCCCCCAGCGGCCGCTGGGAGGAGGCCAAGCGCGCCCCCACCTTCGTCGAGCCCAACCTGCTCGCCATCCCGCTCTACGACAAGGACCCGGTGGGGGTGCTGGTGCTGCGCGGCAACGCCCGCCACCTCAAGGAGGAGATGCCCTTCCTGCGGCTGCTCGCCCGCCAGGTGGCCCTGGCGGTGCGCAACGCCCAGGCCTACCTGCGCGCCGAGGAGCTGGCCATCAACGAGGAGCGCAACCGCATCGCCCGCGAGATCCACGACGGCATTGCCCAGGCGCTGGCCTTCATGGCCCTCAAGCTGGACCTGGCCACCCGCCTGCTCGACCGCGACCCGGGGCGCGCCAAGCAGGAGATCGGCCAGGTCAAGGAGACCCTGCGCGGGCAGATCCGCGAGGTGCGGCGCAGCATCTTCGCCCTGCGCCCCATCGACCTGGAGCGCTACGGGCTGGTGCAGTCGATCGAGCGCTACGCCCGCGCCTTCGCCGAGCAGGTGGGGTTGGGGATCGGGCTCGAGCTCGCCGACGACGTCAAGCTCACGCCCGCCTCCGAGGTCGTCCTCTTCCGGGTGTTGCAGGAAGCCCTCAACAACGTGGCCAAGCACGCCCGCGCCGGCGGCGTGCGCGTGCGCCTGAAGGCCCTGGGCGAGAAGGGCGCGCGGCTGGAGATCTGCGACGACGGCGTCGGCTTCGACCCCGACCAGCCGCTGAGCGCGGGGCTGGGCGGCTTCGGCATGGCGCAGATGCGCGAGCGCGTCGAGGCCCGCGGCGGGCGCTTCGAGGTGCGGAGCACCCCCGGCGAGGGCACCTGCGTCGACGCCGAGCTTCCTTACTGA
- the mnmA gene encoding tRNA 2-thiouridine(34) synthase MnmA yields MKKPRVLVAMSGGVDSSVAAALLVEQGYDVVGAMMKFWSDEELAESCNSESSCCTPTAALEAGWVARQLGIPFELLDYRETFDERIVTPFLEGYAAGRTPNPCVWCNTDVKFDALLEHARAIGAEYVATGHYVRRVEGPAGVELWRGGDAAKDQTYFLWGTPRAALPHLLFPVGHLEKPAVRRLAEARGLITARKPESQNICFVRGSLRDFLAKHIPSEPGPLVDLESGEVIGEHAGARFYTVGQRKGLGLWKSHLERYVVEVRPETNEVVVGPRAAVEWWGLEASGLNLLLDPAGLPDRIEAMVRYRTRPVGARVLELDPTAGRFRLRFERPQFAVAPGQSVVLYAGDRLLGGGFIERARENALARAG; encoded by the coding sequence GTGAAGAAGCCGCGCGTCCTCGTCGCCATGAGCGGAGGGGTGGACTCCTCCGTCGCCGCCGCCCTGCTGGTAGAGCAGGGCTACGACGTCGTGGGCGCGATGATGAAGTTCTGGTCCGACGAGGAGCTGGCCGAAAGCTGCAACAGCGAGTCGAGCTGCTGCACCCCCACCGCCGCGCTCGAGGCCGGCTGGGTGGCGCGCCAGCTGGGCATCCCCTTCGAGCTCCTCGACTACCGCGAGACCTTCGACGAGCGCATCGTCACCCCCTTCCTCGAGGGCTACGCCGCCGGCCGCACCCCCAACCCCTGCGTCTGGTGCAACACCGACGTCAAGTTCGACGCCCTGCTCGAGCACGCCCGCGCCATCGGCGCCGAGTACGTGGCCACCGGCCACTACGTGCGCCGGGTGGAAGGGCCCGCCGGCGTCGAGCTGTGGCGCGGCGGCGACGCGGCCAAGGACCAGACCTACTTCCTCTGGGGCACGCCCCGCGCCGCCCTGCCCCACCTGCTCTTCCCGGTGGGCCACCTCGAAAAGCCCGCGGTGCGCCGCCTGGCCGAAGCGCGCGGCCTGATCACCGCCCGGAAGCCCGAGTCGCAGAACATCTGCTTCGTGCGCGGCTCGCTGCGCGACTTCTTGGCCAAACACATTCCCAGCGAGCCGGGCCCGCTGGTGGACCTGGAGAGTGGCGAGGTCATCGGCGAACACGCCGGGGCCCGCTTCTACACCGTGGGCCAGCGCAAGGGCCTGGGGCTGTGGAAGAGCCACCTGGAACGCTACGTCGTCGAGGTGCGCCCCGAGACCAACGAGGTGGTCGTGGGTCCGCGGGCCGCGGTGGAGTGGTGGGGGCTCGAGGCCTCCGGCCTCAACCTGCTCCTCGACCCCGCCGGCCTGCCCGACCGGATCGAGGCGATGGTGCGCTACCGCACCCGGCCGGTGGGGGCGCGCGTCCTGGAGCTGGACCCCACAGCGGGCCGCTTCCGGCTGCGCTTCGAGCGGCCCCAGTTCGCCGTCGCCCCGGGCCAGTCGGTGGTGCTCTACGCCGGAGACCGGTTGCTCGGGGGCGGCTTCATCGAACGCGCCCGCGAGAACGCCCTGGCGCGCGCCGGCTAG
- a CDS encoding DUF1385 domain-containing protein, producing MKQIGGSAAMEGVMMKAPDAWALAVRLPSGEIHVERHEEPSLYRKYPWTKLPLIRGVVALIDALSVSYRALSRSAQLAGEEDEEELAGWALYGTIALSTLIGIGLFIVLPAAISRLFIDAAASPVLYNALAGLFKAGLLVGYLAFIGRFPDIQRYFMYHGAEHKAIAAYEKGLELTVENVRAQPKFHPRCGTTFIAFVIVTSIVVYSFLPWPDVIWWLLLGRVALLPLVAALAFELLRFSSSHDDPVSRLLRWLGFRFQMLTVREPDDAMIEVAIASTRAAAGAGEPRESEMVA from the coding sequence ATGAAGCAGATCGGCGGCTCGGCCGCAATGGAAGGCGTGATGATGAAGGCGCCCGACGCCTGGGCGCTGGCCGTGCGGCTCCCCAGCGGCGAGATCCACGTGGAGCGCCACGAGGAACCTTCCCTCTATCGCAAGTACCCCTGGACCAAGCTGCCGCTCATCCGCGGCGTGGTGGCCCTCATCGACGCCCTCTCGGTCTCCTACCGGGCGCTCTCGCGCAGCGCCCAGCTGGCGGGCGAGGAGGACGAAGAAGAGCTCGCGGGCTGGGCCCTCTACGGCACGATCGCCCTCAGCACCCTGATCGGGATCGGGCTGTTCATCGTGCTTCCAGCCGCGATCTCGCGCCTCTTCATCGACGCCGCCGCCAGCCCGGTGCTCTACAACGCGCTGGCCGGCCTCTTCAAGGCGGGGCTGCTGGTGGGTTACCTGGCCTTCATCGGCCGCTTCCCCGACATCCAGCGCTACTTCATGTACCACGGGGCCGAGCACAAGGCGATCGCCGCCTACGAAAAGGGGCTCGAGCTCACCGTCGAGAACGTGCGCGCCCAGCCCAAGTTCCACCCCCGCTGCGGCACCACCTTCATCGCCTTCGTGATCGTGACGAGCATCGTCGTCTACAGCTTCCTGCCCTGGCCCGACGTGATCTGGTGGCTGCTCCTCGGCCGGGTGGCGCTGCTGCCGCTGGTCGCGGCGCTGGCCTTCGAGCTGCTGCGCTTTTCCTCGAGCCACGACGACCCCGTCTCGCGCCTCTTGCGCTGGCTCGGCTTCCGCTTCCAGATGCTCACCGTGCGCGAGCCGGACGACGCCATGATCGAGGTGGCCATCGCCTCCACCCGGGCCGCGGCGGGCGCCGGCGAGCCGCGCGAAAGCGAGATGGTGGCCTGA
- a CDS encoding MBL fold metallo-hydrolase: MQLTTWGACGTVTGSCHLLEHQGFKLLLDCGMYQGEPRSDNYDPFGFDPRAVDAVVLSHAHLDHVGRIPRLYRLGFEGRVYATAPTLKLIRPILEDALKLMKEDIKRARRKGLPVPELLWDEADVHALLGRSKPVPYYSPRKVGPFRITLRNAGHLPGSAFVEVQAGGRTLVFSGDLGNRRKETLPDPDYPRVADLVLSESTYGDRPHRPFQATLVEFAEVLAQTLDGGGKVIVPSFALERAQEILFYIRRFEAEGAIPSVPVYVDSPLTTRISEIYGQIQEAFSPLVQSFYRRGLDPFAPQKLRYTQSVDESKRLNFLEGPAIIIAGSGMLSGGRILHHLRHQLPDARNALVFVGYQPRGGLGHRIIEGADEVRIHGHDVRVRAKVYSLGGFSGHAGRDELLDWLAAERRIVLVHGEDPARVRLARALRARGAKVTRARLGQRFEV; the protein is encoded by the coding sequence ATGCAACTGACCACCTGGGGCGCCTGCGGTACGGTCACCGGAAGCTGCCACCTGCTCGAACACCAGGGGTTCAAGCTGTTGCTCGACTGCGGCATGTACCAGGGGGAGCCCAGAAGCGACAACTACGATCCCTTCGGCTTCGACCCCCGCGCGGTCGACGCCGTGGTGCTGAGCCACGCCCACCTCGATCACGTGGGGCGGATCCCGCGGCTCTACCGCCTGGGTTTCGAGGGCCGGGTCTACGCCACCGCGCCCACGCTGAAGCTGATCCGGCCGATCCTCGAAGACGCGCTGAAGCTCATGAAGGAGGACATCAAGCGCGCGCGGCGCAAGGGGCTTCCCGTTCCCGAGCTGCTCTGGGACGAGGCCGACGTGCACGCGCTGCTGGGGCGGAGCAAACCCGTGCCCTACTACAGCCCGCGCAAGGTCGGGCCCTTCCGGATCACCCTCAGGAACGCCGGCCACCTGCCCGGAAGCGCCTTCGTGGAGGTGCAGGCGGGCGGCCGCACCCTCGTCTTCTCGGGCGACCTCGGCAACCGCCGTAAGGAGACCCTGCCCGATCCCGACTACCCGCGGGTGGCCGACCTGGTCCTCAGCGAGTCCACCTACGGCGACCGCCCCCACCGCCCCTTCCAGGCCACGCTGGTCGAGTTCGCCGAGGTGCTGGCCCAGACCCTCGACGGCGGCGGGAAGGTGATCGTCCCTTCCTTCGCGCTCGAGCGCGCCCAGGAGATCCTCTTCTACATCCGCCGCTTCGAGGCCGAGGGCGCCATCCCCAGCGTGCCGGTCTACGTCGACAGCCCCCTGACCACCCGCATCAGCGAGATCTACGGCCAGATCCAGGAGGCCTTCAGCCCCCTGGTGCAGTCGTTCTACCGCCGCGGCCTCGACCCCTTCGCGCCGCAGAAGCTGCGCTACACCCAGAGCGTGGACGAGTCGAAGCGGCTGAACTTCCTGGAAGGGCCCGCGATCATCATCGCCGGCAGCGGCATGCTCTCGGGCGGGCGCATCCTGCACCACCTGCGCCACCAGCTGCCCGACGCCCGCAACGCCCTCGTCTTCGTCGGATACCAGCCGCGCGGCGGTCTGGGGCACCGCATCATCGAGGGCGCGGACGAGGTGCGGATCCACGGCCACGACGTGCGGGTGCGGGCCAAGGTCTACTCCTTGGGCGGCTTCTCCGGGCACGCCGGCCGCGACGAGCTTCTCGACTGGCTCGCCGCCGAGCGGCGCATCGTCCTGGTGCACGGCGAGGATCCGGCGCGCGTCCGCCTGGCGCGCGCCTTGCGCGCCCGCGGCGCCAAGGTGACCCGCGCCCGCCTGGGGCAGCGGTTCGAAGTCTGA
- a CDS encoding RNA methyltransferase: protein MIRVVLVEPREPRNVGAAARAMKNFGLEELVLVNPERPLDEAAYRLATRGAADVLEQARTVATLDEALAGAVYVVATSARAREGYAGEVCTPREGAPRVRAMTAEGPVALLFGRENFGLSNEEMDRAHAVWRIPTGGYASLNLAQAVLLVAYEVFLARAELTETARPRPAAAEELERFFADLEAYLIEIRYTDEHRLEGAMRAFRRMAHRALLSSNEVQRLRGLLRQSRWAIAHGGERVD from the coding sequence ATGATCCGCGTCGTGCTGGTGGAGCCGCGCGAGCCCCGCAACGTCGGGGCGGCGGCGCGGGCGATGAAGAACTTCGGGCTCGAGGAGCTGGTGCTCGTGAATCCGGAGCGGCCGCTCGACGAAGCGGCCTACCGGCTGGCCACCCGCGGCGCGGCCGACGTGCTGGAGCAGGCGCGCACCGTGGCCACCCTGGACGAGGCCCTCGCGGGCGCGGTCTACGTGGTGGCCACCAGCGCCCGCGCCCGCGAGGGCTACGCCGGCGAGGTCTGCACCCCCCGCGAGGGGGCGCCCCGGGTGCGCGCGATGACCGCCGAGGGGCCGGTCGCCCTGCTCTTCGGCCGCGAGAACTTCGGGCTTTCCAACGAGGAAATGGACCGGGCGCACGCGGTCTGGCGCATTCCCACCGGGGGCTACGCCAGCCTCAACCTGGCCCAGGCGGTGCTGCTCGTGGCCTACGAGGTCTTCCTGGCGCGGGCGGAGCTGACGGAAACGGCCCGCCCCCGGCCCGCCGCCGCCGAGGAGCTCGAGCGCTTCTTCGCCGACCTGGAGGCCTACCTGATCGAGATCCGCTACACCGACGAGCACCGCCTGGAAGGGGCGATGCGCGCCTTCCGGCGCATGGCCCACCGGGCGCTGCTCAGCTCCAACGAGGTGCAGCGGCTGCGCGGCCTCTTGCGCCAGAGCCGCTGGGCGATCGCCCATGGAGGGGAGCGGGTTGACTAG
- a CDS encoding lytic transglycosylase domain-containing protein, with protein sequence MFRRLATLGLLFLAPVWAQLPAPYRAYEQARQAEDAGGLERLLAEPGYVQVLAARALSRMAALSPSRRLELAERAARFENAAGDWLWVGRLREVLGDAPGAAEAYGKALPEPEAEAALVRLARAGVRRAYAALYAGRAYEALLDALPAEGEAAWRARALAGLHRYAEALPHFRAWARDSREGRLALGRLLLELKRYAEAEAAFRDAGGAAGAFGRGRALEALGRSEAAVRAYLEARTPEALWRATALLERAGRAAEALPLYRELATGDSQYADDATLRLWVLARRRGDAALEAWAYARLDGGLGLLAGRPYPRPPSGGAPPVAAAGAERAEALFAAGREAWAWGEARWWARRYRQEGRSEQLAAVVAELERWGWWGRALRLLHGLPLRDGGGDLLRLAYPRAYPGIVEAEARAFGLEPELLWAVMRVESRFDPEAVSPTGAKGLMQFVAATWSDVARRLGEEGADPFDPEAAVRFGAYYLRHLLDVCDRELVCALAGYNGGPGYTRRALAAEDGDVWDFLRFQPRDEPREYVERVLWAYQAYKALYRAAP encoded by the coding sequence ATGTTCCGCAGGCTTGCGACGTTGGGGTTGCTGTTCCTGGCGCCGGTCTGGGCGCAGCTGCCCGCGCCCTACCGCGCCTACGAGCAGGCGCGCCAGGCCGAGGACGCGGGCGGGCTCGAGCGCTTGCTCGCGGAGCCCGGCTACGTGCAGGTCCTGGCGGCGCGGGCGCTCTCGCGCATGGCCGCGCTTTCCCCCAGCCGGCGGCTCGAGCTGGCCGAACGCGCCGCGCGCTTCGAGAACGCTGCGGGCGACTGGCTCTGGGTGGGGCGGCTGCGCGAGGTGCTGGGCGACGCGCCCGGGGCGGCGGAGGCCTACGGCAAGGCGCTGCCGGAACCCGAGGCCGAGGCCGCGCTCGTGCGGCTGGCGCGCGCAGGGGTGCGGCGCGCCTACGCCGCGCTCTATGCAGGCCGCGCCTACGAGGCGCTGCTCGATGCGCTGCCGGCCGAGGGCGAGGCCGCCTGGCGCGCCCGCGCGCTGGCGGGGTTGCACCGCTACGCCGAGGCCCTGCCCCACTTCCGCGCCTGGGCCCGGGACAGCCGCGAGGGGCGGCTGGCGCTGGGGCGCTTGCTGCTCGAGTTAAAACGCTACGCCGAGGCGGAGGCGGCCTTCCGCGATGCGGGCGGGGCCGCGGGCGCCTTCGGGCGGGGGCGGGCGCTCGAGGCGCTGGGCCGGTCCGAGGCGGCCGTGCGCGCCTACCTCGAGGCCCGCACCCCCGAGGCGCTGTGGCGGGCGACGGCGCTATTGGAGCGCGCCGGGCGGGCGGCCGAGGCCCTGCCGCTCTACCGCGAGCTCGCCACGGGCGATTCGCAGTACGCCGACGACGCGACGCTGCGGCTGTGGGTGCTGGCGCGCCGGCGCGGCGACGCGGCGCTCGAGGCCTGGGCCTACGCCCGTTTGGACGGGGGGCTGGGGCTGCTCGCGGGGCGGCCTTACCCGCGCCCGCCGTCCGGCGGGGCGCCGCCGGTCGCCGCGGCCGGTGCGGAGCGCGCCGAGGCGCTCTTTGCCGCCGGGCGCGAGGCCTGGGCCTGGGGCGAGGCGCGCTGGTGGGCGCGCCGCTACCGCCAGGAGGGCCGCAGCGAGCAGCTCGCCGCCGTCGTGGCCGAGCTCGAGCGTTGGGGCTGGTGGGGCCGGGCGCTGCGGCTGCTCCACGGGCTCCCGCTTCGGGATGGGGGCGGGGACCTGCTGCGCCTGGCCTACCCGCGCGCCTACCCCGGGATCGTGGAGGCGGAGGCCCGGGCCTTCGGGCTCGAGCCCGAACTGCTGTGGGCGGTGATGCGGGTGGAGTCGCGCTTCGACCCGGAGGCGGTGAGCCCCACCGGCGCCAAGGGGTTGATGCAGTTCGTCGCGGCCACCTGGAGCGACGTCGCCCGGCGGCTGGGCGAGGAGGGGGCCGACCCCTTCGACCCCGAGGCGGCGGTGCGCTTCGGCGCGTACTACCTGCGCCACCTGCTCGACGTTTGCGACCGCGAGCTCGTCTGCGCCCTCGCCGGCTACAACGGCGGCCCCGGCTACACCCGGCGGGCGCTCGCGGCCGAAGACGGCGACGTGTGGGACTTTCTGCGCTTCCAGCCGCGCGACGAGCCGCGCGAGTACGTCGAGCGGGTGCTCTGGGCCTACCAGGCGTACAAGGCGCTCTACCGCGCCGCGCCCTAG
- a CDS encoding leucyl aminopeptidase, producing MAIRVKTTRRKVFEHEAPMRVVAVLGGELTEEGRWLDSELGGALTRILKETRFKGDFGTTLYVPLAGVQVLLAGLGKRRGHRLGDVRRVGVKVAEVAVERGVREVAVENFLAERFGKRETSRVLAEGLLLGGYRFTKYQSEAKPPRVRFVIAQGYGPVVEEAAAVAEGVWLARDLVNEPPNVLNPAELARRAEKMAAEAGLEVRVLGPEEIQELGMGAYWAVAKGSANEPRFIELVYRPEGEPVRKLALVGKGLTFDTGGYSLKPPESMKTMKGDMAGAAAVIGAMKAIAALKPPVEVRAYVAAAENMISGHAYRVDDVIRAMNGKTIEVLNTDAEGRLTLADALAYASRAEPDAIVELSTLTGSCVVALGREVAGLFAADEALGREVQRAAEAAGEKVWPMPMEEAYKRKLKSKVADLANVGDRAGGAIQAALFLAEFADAPFVHLDIAGPGFAPAAEDHAFGPAGGTGFGVRTLVEWARRQG from the coding sequence ATGGCGATTCGTGTCAAAACCACCCGTAGGAAAGTATTCGAACACGAGGCCCCCATGCGCGTCGTGGCCGTGCTGGGCGGCGAACTCACCGAAGAGGGGCGCTGGCTGGATTCCGAGCTGGGCGGCGCGCTCACGCGCATTCTCAAGGAAACGCGGTTCAAGGGCGATTTTGGAACCACCCTGTACGTACCGCTGGCAGGGGTTCAGGTCCTGCTCGCCGGCCTGGGGAAGCGTCGGGGCCACCGCCTGGGCGACGTGCGGCGCGTCGGCGTCAAGGTGGCCGAGGTCGCGGTCGAGCGCGGCGTGCGCGAGGTCGCGGTCGAGAACTTCCTCGCCGAGCGCTTCGGCAAGCGCGAGACCAGCCGGGTCCTCGCCGAGGGCCTCCTCCTTGGCGGTTACCGCTTCACCAAGTACCAAAGCGAGGCCAAGCCGCCCCGGGTGCGTTTCGTGATCGCCCAGGGTTACGGCCCCGTCGTGGAGGAGGCGGCGGCCGTCGCCGAAGGGGTCTGGCTCGCCCGCGACCTGGTCAACGAGCCGCCCAACGTGCTGAACCCGGCGGAGCTGGCGCGGCGCGCCGAGAAGATGGCCGCCGAGGCGGGCCTCGAGGTGCGCGTGCTCGGCCCCGAGGAGATCCAGGAGCTGGGCATGGGCGCCTACTGGGCGGTGGCCAAGGGCTCGGCCAACGAGCCGCGCTTCATCGAGCTCGTCTACCGGCCCGAGGGCGAGCCGGTGCGCAAGCTGGCCCTGGTGGGCAAGGGGCTGACCTTCGACACCGGGGGGTATTCGCTCAAGCCGCCCGAGTCGATGAAGACGATGAAGGGCGACATGGCCGGCGCGGCCGCGGTGATCGGCGCCATGAAGGCCATCGCCGCCCTGAAGCCGCCCGTCGAGGTGCGCGCCTACGTGGCCGCCGCCGAGAACATGATCAGCGGGCACGCCTACCGCGTGGACGACGTGATCCGGGCGATGAACGGCAAGACGATCGAGGTGCTCAACACCGACGCCGAGGGCCGGCTCACCCTGGCCGACGCCCTGGCCTACGCCTCGCGCGCCGAGCCCGACGCGATCGTCGAGCTCTCCACCCTCACGGGGTCGTGCGTGGTGGCGCTGGGCCGCGAGGTCGCCGGCCTCTTCGCCGCCGACGAGGCGCTGGGCCGCGAGGTGCAGCGGGCCGCCGAAGCGGCCGGAGAGAAGGTCTGGCCGATGCCGATGGAGGAGGCCTACAAGCGCAAGCTGAAGAGCAAGGTCGCCGACCTGGCCAACGTGGGCGACCGCGCCGGCGGCGCGATCCAGGCGGCCCTCTTCCTGGCCGAGTTCGCGGACGCGCCCTTCGTGCACCTCGACATCGCCGGCCCCGGCTTCGCGCCCGCGGCCGAGGACCACGCCTTCGGCCCCGCCGGGGGCACCGGTTTCGGGGTGCGGACCCTGGTCGAGTGGGCCCGGCGGCAGGGCTAG